Proteins from one Streptomyces sp. NBC_00289 genomic window:
- a CDS encoding DNA topoisomerase (ATP-hydrolyzing) subunit A gives MARRSTKTPPPDDSYEEKILDIDVVDEMQGSFLEYAYSVIYSRALPDARDGLKPVHRRIVYQMNEMGLRPDRGYVKCARVVGEVMGKLHPHGDASIYDALVRMAQPFSMRVPLVDGHGNFGSLGNDDPPAAMRYTECRAAEPASLMTESIDEDTVDFAPNYDGQEREPLALPAAFPNLLVNGASGIAVGMATNMPPHNLAEVIAAARHLIRYPNADLDALMRLVPGPDLPTGGRIVGLSGIRDAYETGRGTFKIRATVSVETVTARRKGLVVTELPFTVGPEKVIAKIKDLVGAKKIQGIADVKDLTDRAHGLRLVIEIKNGFVPEAVLEQLYKLTPMEESFGVNNVALVDGQPLTLGLKELLEVYLDHRFNVVRRRSEFRRGKKRDRLHLVEGLLTALLDIDEVIRLIRSSDNSAQAKERLIERFSLSEIQTQYILDTPLRRLTRFDRIELESEKERLNAEIAELTRILDSDSELRKLVSAELAVVAKKFGTDRRTILLESAGTTVSAVPLQVADDPCRVLLSSTGLLARTANGEPFPEDADGKRTKHDVIVSAVSATARGEVGVVTSGGRLLRLNVVDLPQLPDTAAAPNLAGGAPLAEFVSLEGNETVVCLTTLDESSQGLALGTAQGVVKRVVPDYPSNKDELEVITLKEGDRIVGATELRTGEEDLVFITDDAQLLRFQAAQVRPQGRAAGGMAGVKLTEGAKVISFTAIDPAADAVVFTVAGSRGTLDDSVQTTAKLTPFDQYPRKGRATGGVRCQRFLKGEDCLSLAWAGPVPARAAQKNGTPAELPEIDPRRDGSGVSLAKTVSVVAGPL, from the coding sequence ATGGCCCGCCGCAGCACGAAGACCCCGCCGCCCGACGACTCGTACGAGGAGAAGATCCTCGACATCGACGTCGTCGACGAGATGCAGGGCTCCTTCCTCGAGTACGCGTACTCGGTCATCTACTCCCGCGCCCTGCCTGACGCCCGCGACGGCCTCAAGCCGGTGCACCGCCGCATCGTCTACCAGATGAACGAGATGGGGCTGCGCCCCGACCGCGGATACGTGAAGTGCGCACGTGTCGTCGGCGAGGTCATGGGCAAGCTGCACCCGCACGGCGACGCGTCGATCTACGACGCCCTGGTGCGCATGGCCCAGCCCTTCTCGATGCGCGTCCCCCTGGTCGACGGCCACGGCAACTTCGGCTCCCTGGGCAACGACGACCCGCCGGCCGCCATGCGGTACACCGAGTGCCGGGCCGCCGAGCCCGCGAGCCTGATGACGGAGTCCATCGACGAGGACACGGTCGACTTCGCGCCCAACTACGACGGCCAGGAACGGGAGCCGTTGGCCCTGCCGGCCGCCTTCCCGAACCTCCTGGTGAACGGCGCGTCGGGCATCGCGGTCGGCATGGCCACCAACATGCCGCCGCACAACCTCGCCGAGGTCATCGCGGCCGCCCGCCACCTGATCCGCTACCCGAACGCCGATCTCGACGCCCTGATGAGGCTCGTCCCGGGCCCCGACCTGCCCACCGGCGGCCGGATCGTCGGCCTCTCCGGCATCCGTGACGCCTACGAGACCGGCCGTGGCACCTTCAAGATCCGCGCGACCGTGTCGGTGGAGACGGTGACGGCCCGCCGCAAGGGTCTCGTCGTCACCGAGCTGCCCTTCACGGTCGGCCCGGAGAAGGTCATCGCCAAGATCAAGGACCTGGTCGGCGCGAAGAAGATCCAGGGCATCGCCGACGTCAAGGACCTCACCGACCGCGCGCACGGCCTGCGCCTGGTCATCGAGATCAAGAACGGCTTCGTGCCGGAGGCGGTCCTGGAGCAGCTCTACAAGCTCACGCCGATGGAGGAGTCGTTCGGCGTGAACAACGTGGCGCTGGTCGACGGCCAGCCCCTCACGCTGGGCCTCAAGGAGCTTCTGGAGGTCTATCTCGACCACCGCTTCAACGTCGTGCGCCGCCGCTCCGAGTTCCGCCGCGGCAAGAAGCGCGACCGTCTGCACCTGGTCGAGGGTCTGCTCACCGCACTGCTGGACATCGACGAGGTGATCCGCCTCATCCGCTCCAGCGACAACTCCGCACAGGCGAAGGAACGCCTGATCGAGCGCTTCTCCCTGTCGGAGATCCAGACGCAGTACATCCTGGACACGCCGCTGCGCCGGCTCACCAGGTTCGACCGGATCGAGCTGGAGTCGGAGAAGGAGCGGCTGAACGCGGAGATCGCGGAGCTGACCCGGATCCTCGACTCGGACAGCGAGCTGCGCAAGCTGGTCTCCGCCGAACTGGCCGTCGTGGCCAAGAAGTTCGGCACCGACCGGCGCACGATCTTGCTCGAGTCGGCGGGCACCACCGTGTCGGCCGTCCCCCTCCAGGTGGCCGACGACCCGTGCCGGGTGCTCCTGTCCTCGACGGGACTGCTGGCCCGTACGGCGAACGGCGAGCCCTTCCCCGAGGACGCCGACGGCAAGCGCACCAAGCACGACGTGATCGTCTCGGCGGTGTCCGCGACGGCACGCGGCGAGGTCGGCGTGGTGACCTCGGGCGGTCGCCTGCTGCGCCTGAACGTCGTGGACCTGCCGCAGCTCCCGGACACCGCGGCGGCACCGAACCTCGCGGGCGGCGCGCCGCTTGCCGAGTTCGTGTCCCTGGAGGGCAACGAGACGGTGGTCTGCCTGACCACGCTCGACGAGTCGTCCCAGGGGCTGGCGCTCGGCACGGCACAGGGCGTCGTCAAGCGCGTGGTCCCCGACTACCCGTCCAACAAGGACGAGCTGGAGGTCATCACCCTCAAGGAGGGCGACCGCATCGTCGGCGCGACCGAGCTCCGCACCGGCGAGGAGGACCTGGTCTTCATCACGGACGACGCGCAACTCCTGCGGTTCCAGGCCGCGCAGGTACGGCCGCAGGGCCGTGCGGCGGGCGGTATGGCGGGCGTGAAGCTCACCGAGGGCGCCAAGGTCATCTCGTTCACCGCGATCGACCCGGCCGCGGACGCGGTGGTGTTCACCGTCGCCGGTTCGCGCGGCACCCTGGACGACTCCGTCCAGACGACGGCGAAGCTGACCCCGTTCGACCAGTACCCGCGCAAGGGACGCGCCACCGGCGGGGTCCGCTGCCAGCGGTTCCTGAAGGGCGAGGACTGCCTGTCCCTGGCCTGGGCGGGCCCCGTTCCGGCGCGCGCCGCCCAGAAGAACGGCACCCCGGCCGAACTGCCGGAGATCGACCCGCGCCGCGACGGCTCGGGCGTGTCCCTGGCGAAGACGGTGTCGGTGGTGGCGGGGCCGCTCTAG
- a CDS encoding GTP-binding protein: protein MSQSSPHSSASPVFRPSQRQIPVVVLAGFLGSGKTTLLNHLLHRSGGSRIGAVVNDFGAIEIDAMAVAGALGDSTVSLGNGCLCCAVDASELDVYLERLARPAAGVDVIVIEASGLAEPQELVRMVLASEHPGIVYGGLVEVVDAAEFDDTRARHPEVDRHLALADLVVVNKLDRAPEADRVLGLVRSLTDRAAVVPATYGRIDPEFLFDCRPSEERVGQLSFDDLHQHTEHTGHTGHLHTAYDSLSFTSEVPLDPRRLMRFLDSRPEGLYRIKGHVDFGPHDPGNRYDVHAVGRFLRFYPQPWTPGGERLTQLVLIGSALDVPALGKELEACKLEAREDDAPHADEHGMWGVLRYVQDPEDDNPEPLDSEAPDPDEDGPV from the coding sequence TTGAGTCAGTCGAGTCCGCATTCGAGCGCCAGCCCTGTCTTCAGGCCGTCTCAGCGGCAGATTCCGGTCGTCGTCCTCGCCGGATTTCTCGGTTCCGGCAAGACCACGCTCCTCAACCACCTCCTCCACCGCAGCGGTGGCAGCCGTATCGGTGCCGTCGTCAACGACTTCGGTGCCATCGAGATCGATGCGATGGCCGTGGCAGGCGCGCTCGGCGACTCCACGGTCTCCCTCGGCAACGGGTGCCTGTGCTGTGCCGTCGACGCCAGTGAGCTCGACGTCTACCTCGAGCGGCTCGCCCGGCCCGCCGCCGGTGTCGACGTGATCGTCATCGAGGCCAGCGGTCTCGCGGAGCCCCAGGAACTCGTGCGCATGGTGCTCGCCAGCGAGCATCCGGGCATCGTGTACGGCGGTCTCGTCGAGGTCGTCGACGCGGCCGAGTTCGACGACACCCGGGCCCGGCATCCCGAGGTCGACCGGCACCTCGCCCTGGCCGACCTCGTCGTCGTCAACAAGCTCGACCGGGCGCCGGAGGCCGACCGGGTCCTCGGGCTCGTGCGGTCCCTCACCGACCGCGCCGCCGTCGTCCCCGCCACCTACGGTCGTATCGACCCCGAGTTCCTCTTCGACTGCAGGCCGAGCGAGGAGCGCGTCGGGCAGCTGTCCTTCGACGATCTGCACCAGCACACCGAGCACACGGGCCATACCGGTCACCTGCACACCGCCTACGACAGCCTGTCCTTCACTTCCGAGGTTCCGCTCGACCCGCGCCGGCTGATGCGGTTCCTCGACAGCAGGCCCGAAGGGCTGTACCGGATCAAGGGGCACGTCGACTTCGGCCCCCACGACCCGGGCAACCGGTACGACGTGCACGCCGTCGGCCGGTTCCTGCGCTTCTACCCGCAGCCCTGGACGCCCGGCGGGGAACGCCTCACGCAGCTCGTGCTCATCGGCTCCGCCCTCGACGTGCCCGCACTCGGCAAGGAGCTCGAGGCCTGCAAACTCGAGGCCCGCGAAGACGACGCCCCGCACGCCGACGAGCACGGCATGTGGGGCGTCCTGCGCTACGTACAAGATCCCGAGGACGACAATCCCGAACCCCTGGATTCCGAAGCCCCGGATCCAGATGAGGACGGGCCCGTCTAG
- a CDS encoding DUF6082 family protein, with protein MIRGLGTATAAGLGLLAGALVSLAVQRRTFDSLRIRLDHLEQVTQTRHHANLATQQRLHWELLSKAIDNPELAEVLDVFEGPVSPERRRQFLFANALYTNQVFAYRVGNISREEFFGFVRGLLQNPVVREYWYAGQHQRATIADDSDEARLGHLVDDLLRQLEEAEIDEWWVVGEPPAE; from the coding sequence GTGATACGAGGGCTCGGTACCGCCACGGCCGCAGGTCTCGGCCTGCTGGCGGGAGCTCTCGTCAGCCTGGCCGTACAGCGCCGCACATTCGATTCGCTGCGCATCCGACTCGACCACCTCGAGCAGGTCACGCAAACCCGCCACCACGCCAATCTCGCCACCCAGCAGCGCCTCCACTGGGAACTGCTGAGCAAGGCGATCGACAATCCCGAACTCGCAGAGGTGCTCGACGTGTTCGAGGGGCCGGTGTCACCCGAAAGGCGACGCCAGTTCCTCTTCGCCAATGCCTTGTACACGAACCAGGTCTTCGCTTACCGGGTCGGCAACATCAGCCGGGAGGAGTTCTTCGGATTCGTACGGGGACTGCTGCAGAACCCCGTCGTCAGGGAGTACTGGTACGCAGGTCAGCACCAGCGGGCGACCATCGCCGACGACTCGGACGAGGCCCGGCTCGGACACCTGGTCGACGACCTCCTGCGCCAACTGGAGGAGGCCGAAATAGACGAGTGGTGGGTGGTGGGGGAACCGCCTGCCGAGTAG
- a CDS encoding citrate synthase/methylcitrate synthase has protein sequence MSVNRSAATVVEVPRGLAGVVVADTEIGDVRGFEGFYHYRQYSAVELARTRAFEDVWHLLVHGDLPDPRRSAAFAAETAALRRVPDEVWGALPAIAAASAPSGPLAGMRTALSLLGAAKGFRPVYDIDADERRQDTLAAAAAVPTLLTALHRLGRGLDPVEPRDDLPYAANYLYMLTGAEPEARRARAVEQYLITTIDHGFNASTFTGRVIASTGADVAACLVGAVGALSGPLHGGAPSRALDTLDAIGTPDRIDPWIRERVLAGDRVMGFGHAIYRTEDPRSRMLREVAQSFGGPRVEFAVEVERHVEAILAELKPGRELHTNVEYYAGVVMELCGLPRAMFTPTFAAARVVGWSANILEQAADPKIIRPVARYVGPRAPVAVPAA, from the coding sequence ATGTCCGTCAACAGATCCGCAGCCACAGTCGTCGAGGTGCCGCGGGGGCTCGCGGGTGTCGTGGTCGCCGACACGGAGATCGGCGACGTCCGGGGGTTCGAGGGCTTCTACCACTACCGCCAGTACTCGGCCGTCGAACTGGCGCGAACCCGCGCGTTCGAGGACGTGTGGCACCTCCTGGTCCACGGGGACCTGCCGGACCCCCGACGCTCCGCCGCCTTTGCCGCGGAAACCGCCGCGCTGCGTCGGGTGCCCGACGAGGTGTGGGGGGCTCTGCCGGCCATAGCGGCGGCCAGTGCGCCCTCCGGCCCGCTGGCCGGTATGCGTACGGCGCTGTCGCTGCTCGGCGCGGCGAAGGGCTTCCGCCCGGTCTACGACATCGACGCGGACGAGCGGCGACAGGACACCCTCGCGGCGGCCGCCGCCGTGCCGACCCTGCTCACGGCACTCCACCGGCTGGGCCGCGGTCTCGACCCGGTGGAGCCGCGTGACGATCTGCCCTACGCGGCGAACTACCTGTACATGCTCACGGGTGCGGAGCCTGAGGCGCGGCGGGCCCGGGCGGTCGAGCAGTACCTGATCACCACCATTGATCACGGATTCAACGCATCAACGTTCACCGGGCGCGTCATCGCTTCGACGGGGGCGGACGTGGCGGCCTGTCTCGTGGGGGCGGTGGGCGCGCTTTCGGGGCCGCTGCACGGCGGTGCGCCGAGCCGGGCACTGGACACCCTGGACGCGATCGGCACTCCCGACCGCATCGACCCCTGGATCCGCGAGCGTGTCCTGGCCGGCGACCGGGTGATGGGCTTCGGCCATGCGATCTACCGCACGGAGGACCCTCGATCCCGGATGCTGCGTGAGGTCGCCCAGAGCTTCGGCGGTCCGCGCGTCGAGTTCGCCGTCGAGGTGGAGCGTCACGTCGAGGCGATACTCGCGGAACTCAAACCGGGCCGGGAGTTGCACACGAACGTCGAGTACTACGCGGGCGTGGTCATGGAACTGTGCGGTCTGCCGCGCGCCATGTTCACTCCCACGTTCGCGGCGGCGCGGGTGGTGGGCTGGAGCGCGAACATTCTGGAACAGGCGGCGGACCCGAAGATCATCCGGCCGGTGGCGCGGTATGTGGGGCCGCGGGCGCCGGTGGCGGTGCCGGCGGCGTGA
- a CDS encoding citrate synthase: MRDQEPVPGNTERRLSTKEAAELLGVKPETVYAYVSRGQLSSRRVPGGRGSTFDAGEVEVLARRNKRESGGSSSTGGELSVRTRLTLIDTDRYYFRGVDAAELAARYSYEEVAEWLWTGRLRPGLAFTAPRASVTAARRAVEALPEHTTPTDRLRVAAIAASAADPLRFDLSEEAVLGTARTLIPTLVAALPPVGRGHRDAGPMAHRLWTRLSGTPANEASLRVLDTALALLVDHDLAASTLAVRVAASARAHAYAAVSAGLGVIEGPLHGAASGLAHRLLLDVLDQGSAAPVIADELRAGRRIPGLGHRLYPGEDPRARALFGLLEEIPQAAPALAAARDIVATTARHTPLHANVDLALAVFTASSGMASTAGETIFTVARTAGWIAHALEEYGERPLRMRPSGHYVGPRPPQPLPG; this comes from the coding sequence ATGCGCGATCAAGAGCCGGTCCCCGGCAACACAGAGCGGCGACTGAGCACCAAGGAGGCCGCGGAACTCCTCGGCGTGAAACCCGAGACGGTGTACGCGTACGTGAGCCGCGGCCAACTGAGCAGCCGGCGCGTTCCCGGCGGCCGGGGCAGCACCTTCGACGCCGGAGAGGTCGAGGTGCTCGCCCGGCGCAACAAGCGGGAGAGCGGCGGGAGTTCGAGCACCGGCGGTGAGCTGTCCGTACGCACCCGCCTCACTCTCATCGACACGGACCGGTACTACTTCCGGGGCGTCGACGCGGCCGAACTGGCTGCCCGGTACTCCTACGAAGAGGTCGCCGAGTGGCTGTGGACAGGACGGTTGCGCCCCGGACTGGCCTTCACCGCCCCCCGCGCCTCGGTCACGGCCGCCCGGCGCGCCGTGGAGGCACTCCCCGAACACACCACCCCGACCGACCGGTTGCGGGTCGCGGCGATCGCCGCGTCGGCCGCGGACCCGCTGCGTTTCGACCTGTCCGAGGAGGCCGTGCTCGGCACCGCGCGCACGCTCATCCCCACGCTCGTCGCCGCGCTGCCACCGGTCGGTCGCGGCCACCGCGACGCCGGCCCCATGGCCCACCGGCTGTGGACCCGGCTCAGCGGGACGCCCGCCAACGAGGCCTCGCTGCGTGTCCTGGACACGGCGCTGGCCCTCCTCGTCGACCACGACCTCGCCGCCTCGACCCTGGCCGTGCGCGTCGCCGCGTCGGCCCGGGCGCACGCCTACGCGGCCGTCTCCGCCGGGCTCGGTGTGATCGAGGGCCCCCTGCACGGCGCGGCCAGCGGGCTCGCCCACCGGCTGCTGCTGGACGTGCTCGACCAGGGCAGCGCCGCGCCCGTCATCGCGGACGAACTGCGCGCGGGACGCCGCATTCCCGGACTGGGCCACCGGCTGTATCCCGGCGAGGACCCGCGCGCGCGTGCCCTGTTCGGACTCCTGGAGGAGATCCCCCAAGCGGCGCCCGCCCTCGCCGCGGCCCGAGACATCGTGGCCACCACCGCCCGGCACACTCCGTTGCACGCCAACGTCGACCTGGCCCTCGCCGTGTTCACGGCGTCCTCCGGCATGGCCTCCACGGCCGGCGAAACGATCTTCACGGTGGCCCGGACGGCAGGCTGGATCGCCCACGCCCTGGAGGAGTACGGAGAACGCCCGCTGCGCATGCGCCCGAGCGGTCACTATGTGGGTCCACGGCCGCCGCAGCCACTGCCGGGGTAG
- a CDS encoding sucrase ferredoxin, with protein sequence MSTCSTVSQGLDEPLSGTAPTARAWLLLEQPGPWGARALTSSHLDPLVGRALEAAAEGTGVRVALIRRPGRHADSGRVTSRQVYAAHTRPGNSWLHGATTRDPRRLLDLDFAALGAGDHRGFDAVLQGRPHAGSPLALVCTNGKRDRCCALLGRPLAAELAASGADGTWEVTHLGGHRFSPTLLVLPHGYAYGRVGAPDVQEILHGVQEGRVVVEGCRGNSSWERPGQAAELAVRTSVGEYAAGALTVARIDGTAPHWEVTVAHTDGRHWRVVVAQGASVPPRPESCGTSALGSPARMDVVEVRELTTALAG encoded by the coding sequence GTGAGTACGTGCTCAACCGTCTCCCAGGGCCTCGACGAGCCCCTTTCGGGAACCGCGCCCACCGCGAGGGCCTGGCTGCTCCTGGAGCAGCCCGGTCCGTGGGGCGCCAGGGCGCTCACTTCGAGCCACTTGGACCCGTTGGTGGGCCGCGCCCTGGAAGCGGCCGCCGAGGGTACGGGCGTACGCGTCGCGCTCATCCGCCGGCCCGGGCGGCACGCCGACAGCGGCAGGGTCACCTCGCGTCAGGTGTACGCGGCTCACACCCGGCCGGGAAACTCCTGGCTGCACGGAGCCACCACCCGCGACCCCCGGCGGCTGCTGGACCTCGACTTCGCCGCACTCGGCGCGGGAGACCATCGCGGCTTCGACGCGGTTCTCCAGGGCCGGCCCCATGCGGGCAGTCCTCTCGCGCTCGTGTGCACCAACGGCAAGCGCGACCGCTGCTGCGCACTCCTCGGCCGGCCCCTCGCGGCCGAGCTGGCCGCCTCCGGGGCCGACGGCACCTGGGAGGTCACCCATCTGGGTGGTCATCGCTTCTCACCGACGCTGCTCGTCCTGCCGCACGGCTACGCCTACGGTCGGGTCGGTGCCCCTGACGTCCAGGAGATCCTGCACGGCGTCCAGGAGGGGCGGGTCGTCGTGGAGGGATGCCGCGGCAACTCCTCCTGGGAACGGCCCGGCCAGGCGGCCGAGCTGGCGGTGCGTACCTCGGTGGGCGAGTACGCGGCGGGCGCCCTCACCGTTGCCCGGATCGATGGCACGGCTCCGCACTGGGAGGTGACCGTCGCTCACACCGACGGACGCCACTGGCGCGTCGTCGTGGCCCAGGGCGCCTCCGTGCCGCCCCGCCCGGAGAGCTGCGGGACCTCGGCTCTCGGCTCGCCCGCGCGCATGGACGTGGTGGAGGTGCGCGAGCTGACGACGGCGCTCGCGGGCTGA
- a CDS encoding ATP-binding protein, which produces MSPTPPARRLRLGLPRRVFSQVLLMQLAIAAGVAVLATGLFLAPLSQQLDDQAMRRALSIAQTTAAQPQIAEEVQDTPPTAAGPVQKEAERIRLATDAEYIVVMDLRGIRWSHTEPREIGRKVSTDPRQAIAGHEVMEIDSGTLGRSARGKVPLRDSEGDIVGAVSVGIAYDSVRARLIHAIPGLFAYAGGALAVGALAAWLISRRVQRQTRDLAFSDISGLLAEREAMLHGIREGVVALDRTGRIRLLNDEAQRLLGIGNEVVGRSPDDALGAGRTADVLAGRVTGTDLLTVRGQRVLVANRMPTDDGGAVATLRDRTELEQLGRELDSTRGLIDALRAQDHEHANRMHTLLGLLELEMFDDAVEFVGEVVGDHRATAEQVTEKIQDPLLAALLVGKATVAAERGVALWVSDRTRLPDRLVDPRGLVTVVGNLVDNALDAVAGTAHARVEVELRTEGRTAVLRVRDTGPGIPVEHHELIFTEGWSTKKPPAHRERGIGLSLVRRFAERQGGSASVGEAAGGGAEFTVVLPEALAGSDLEPVLTAPSAPRVPQEES; this is translated from the coding sequence ATGAGCCCCACTCCCCCCGCACGCCGCCTGCGCCTCGGTCTGCCCCGGCGGGTGTTCTCGCAGGTGCTCCTAATGCAGCTGGCGATCGCCGCGGGAGTCGCGGTGCTCGCGACCGGTTTGTTCCTCGCGCCGCTCAGTCAGCAACTGGACGACCAGGCGATGCGCCGCGCGCTCTCCATCGCGCAGACGACCGCCGCCCAGCCGCAGATCGCGGAAGAGGTCCAGGACACACCCCCGACGGCCGCGGGACCCGTCCAGAAGGAGGCGGAACGGATCCGCCTCGCCACCGACGCCGAGTACATCGTGGTGATGGACCTGCGGGGCATCCGCTGGTCGCACACCGAGCCCAGGGAGATCGGCAGGAAGGTGTCGACCGACCCGCGCCAGGCCATCGCCGGCCACGAGGTCATGGAGATCGACAGCGGCACCCTGGGCCGTTCCGCGCGTGGCAAGGTGCCCCTGCGCGACAGCGAGGGCGACATCGTCGGCGCGGTCTCCGTGGGCATCGCGTACGACAGCGTGCGGGCCCGGCTGATCCACGCGATCCCGGGGCTGTTCGCCTACGCCGGTGGCGCCCTGGCCGTCGGCGCACTCGCCGCCTGGCTCATCTCCCGACGAGTCCAGCGGCAGACCCGCGACCTGGCCTTCTCGGACATCTCGGGGCTGCTCGCGGAGCGCGAGGCCATGCTGCACGGCATACGGGAGGGCGTCGTCGCCCTGGACCGCACCGGCCGGATCCGCCTCCTCAACGACGAGGCGCAGCGCTTGCTCGGCATCGGGAACGAGGTCGTGGGCCGGTCCCCCGACGACGCGCTCGGTGCGGGACGTACGGCCGATGTCCTGGCCGGCCGGGTGACGGGCACCGACCTGCTCACCGTCCGCGGCCAGCGCGTCCTGGTCGCCAACCGCATGCCCACCGACGACGGCGGCGCCGTGGCCACCCTGCGCGACCGCACCGAACTGGAACAGCTCGGCCGGGAACTCGACTCCACGCGGGGCCTGATCGACGCCCTGCGCGCCCAGGACCACGAACACGCCAACCGCATGCACACGCTTCTCGGGCTGCTGGAGCTGGAGATGTTCGACGACGCCGTGGAGTTCGTCGGAGAAGTGGTCGGTGACCACCGCGCGACCGCGGAACAGGTCACCGAGAAGATCCAGGACCCGCTGCTCGCCGCCCTGCTCGTCGGCAAGGCGACCGTGGCCGCCGAGCGCGGAGTCGCGCTGTGGGTCTCCGACCGGACCCGGCTCCCGGACCGCCTGGTCGACCCCCGAGGCCTCGTCACGGTCGTCGGCAACCTGGTGGACAACGCTCTGGACGCGGTCGCGGGCACCGCGCACGCGCGCGTGGAGGTCGAGCTGCGCACGGAGGGTCGTACCGCTGTCCTGCGGGTGCGGGACACGGGACCGGGCATCCCGGTGGAGCACCACGAGTTGATTTTCACCGAGGGCTGGTCCACGAAGAAGCCGCCCGCACACCGTGAGCGCGGTATCGGGCTGTCCCTGGTGCGCAGGTTCGCCGAACGGCAGGGCGGCAGCGCGTCCGTCGGCGAGGCGGCGGGCGGTGGCGCGGAGTTCACCGTCGTACTGCCCGAGGCGCTGGCCGGATCCGACCTGGAACCGGTCCTCACCGCACCGTCCGCCCCGCGCGTGCCCCAGGAGGAGTCGTGA
- a CDS encoding response regulator, with protein sequence MIEVLVVDDDTRVARVNAAYVEKVPGFHVAGEAHSAAEALRQLETLPRLDLVLMDHYLPDETGLAVVQEMRRRGHQTDVIMVTAARDVTTVQAAMRQGALQYLVKPFAFAGLRARLEAYAKLRRTLDGGGEAEQAEVDRIFGALSAPSEPQLPKGHSPTTAELVRQSLMNAAGPLSAQEIAERTGVSRQTAQRYLKLLERTGRARLTLRYGDAGRPEHRYVWATRA encoded by the coding sequence ATGATCGAGGTCCTCGTCGTGGACGACGACACCAGGGTCGCGCGGGTCAACGCCGCCTACGTCGAGAAGGTGCCGGGCTTCCATGTGGCCGGTGAGGCGCACAGCGCGGCGGAGGCGCTGCGTCAACTGGAGACGCTCCCGCGGCTGGACCTGGTCCTCATGGACCACTACCTGCCGGACGAGACGGGGCTGGCGGTCGTCCAGGAGATGCGCCGGCGCGGGCACCAGACGGACGTGATCATGGTGACGGCGGCCCGGGACGTGACGACCGTGCAGGCGGCGATGCGGCAGGGCGCCCTGCAGTACCTGGTCAAGCCGTTCGCCTTCGCGGGGCTGCGCGCCAGGCTGGAGGCGTACGCGAAACTGCGGCGGACCCTCGACGGCGGCGGTGAGGCCGAACAGGCCGAGGTGGACCGGATCTTCGGCGCCCTGTCCGCACCGTCCGAACCCCAGCTGCCCAAAGGGCACTCCCCCACCACGGCGGAGCTCGTCCGGCAGTCACTGATGAACGCGGCAGGTCCCCTGTCCGCCCAGGAGATCGCCGAGCGGACGGGCGTGAGCCGCCAGACCGCGCAGCGCTATCTGAAGCTCCTGGAGCGCACGGGCCGAGCCCGGCTCACGCTCAGGTACGGCGACGCGGGCCGCCCGGAACACCGTTACGTGTGGGCGACCCGCGCCTGA